Proteins encoded within one genomic window of uncultured Draconibacterium sp.:
- a CDS encoding DUF4369 domain-containing protein, which produces MRKIVFYLVLATLFFTACKNNPNFEISGQVPDKTLDGEWLYLVPMVNAPVERVDSTQLTNGHFSFKGDVKTPEIFIIRARPLIRLSLQELLVVKEPGTIHAILGKNSQVTGTALNDSLQSWKIQKEIIDNKMLLLQQNLKNADDDNQTKLHSELEKLRTERANYSFQFVKNNQNNVVGKMVARIMKGAFSAEQRKELGIE; this is translated from the coding sequence ATGAGAAAAATCGTTTTCTACCTGGTACTAGCCACTCTTTTTTTTACAGCTTGCAAAAACAACCCAAATTTTGAGATTAGCGGCCAGGTTCCTGACAAAACGCTGGACGGAGAATGGCTTTACCTGGTACCAATGGTAAATGCACCTGTTGAGCGGGTTGATTCCACTCAGTTAACAAACGGGCATTTTTCCTTTAAAGGCGATGTTAAAACACCCGAAATTTTTATTATCCGTGCACGTCCTCTTATTCGTCTTTCGTTACAAGAGCTACTGGTAGTTAAAGAACCAGGCACCATTCATGCAATTTTAGGTAAAAACAGCCAGGTTACCGGAACAGCCTTAAACGACAGTTTACAAAGCTGGAAAATACAAAAGGAGATTATCGACAACAAAATGTTGTTATTGCAACAAAACCTAAAGAATGCTGATGATGACAATCAAACGAAACTTCATTCAGAATTAGAGAAACTCCGTACCGAACGCGCCAACTACAGCTTTCAATTTGTAAAAAACAACCAAAACAATGTAGTTGGCAAAATGGTAGCCCGAATTATGAAAGGTGCTTTTTCTGCCGAACAAAGGAAAGAACTGGGCATTGAATAA